Genomic segment of Sphingopyxis sp. QXT-31:
CTTCCCTTGTTGAACGCCGACACCATCAGCAGCGAGTCAGCGGCTCCCGCGATGTATGCGGTACATCGACCAATTCGAGTGAAATACTCAGCGTCGCGCTCGCTCACGCGGCAATCTTCCCAAAGGTCGTTGCCAGATTTGAAACCCGCCGCCGAGGCGGGCGCGGGAATGTGCATCGCCCCCGCTGCGAGGATAGCAAGCGCGCCATACCCAAACAGACTTCTCATATCCGCCTCCCCCGAGTCACGCGGGCGAGCATAGACGGCTACTCCACCACCTCAAAGCCCGGCGGCGGCGGCGGATCGGAGCGACGACCGGCTGCGCTGCCGCGCTTCTTCTCGGGCTGCGAGGTTGGCAGCGGCTCACCGCCTAGCACGTTCGAGCGAGCGGCTTTGCGGGCATTGGTCATCACCTTCCCGATGGCGCTCTTTTGATCCTCAATCGACATCGCGCGATAGTCGGGCTGCTGGATCAATTCCGACACCCACTTATGGGCGAGCGTGCCGCCGACATATTGCAACTGGTTATAGACTGCGGGGCTGAGCTTCTTGCCCCCCACCGTCTCGTTTGGAGGCGAGATGACTGCGCCGACCCGAATAGCTTCATGCGTCGCCGGATCGCCCTTTTCGGTGCTGGTCCAGATCGGCGACATGATGTCAGGCCCGAGACCGCCCTCGCTTACCATCTCCCGCCCCCATGCGTCACGCTTGGGCAGCAGATTGTCGGACAGCCCAGGAATGCGCGACTGGATATATTCCAGCGTCCCATCGGTCTCGCGTGCGGTGGGGTCCATTGCGCGGGCGAGCTGGGCGACGCCGGTCGGCACCAGTGCGGAACCGGCGAAGCGATCGATAAAGCGCCCGCCGTAGCGTTCGGGATCGCGGAGACCCGCGAGAGCATCGGAGAGGCCAGACAACCACGTCTTGTTTGCAAGGTTGCCCATGATCGCCGCAACGACCAGCCCCGCCCCCTTGTCCTTCTGCCCGCTCGTCATCCCGTCGCCGAGAGTGACCAAGTCGGCAGCAGTGCCAATCGTCAGCGCGAAGGGATCGAGACGGCGATAGCTGTAATACTTGTCGCCGATTTTGATGCTGTAAGGCTCCCAGCCGTCCGCATCGAGCAGGCGACGCTTGTTCTTGTCCCGAGGGGCCGACCCGGTAATCAGCCCTTGTTCCGCAGCCTCCGCGACCAGCGCGCCGATCCCCGAGCCGATTGCCGCGCGAGCCACGGCAAGGTCTCGCGACGCACCACCCGCAGCGAAGTCCTTGCGCCACTCCCGCAGCAGTGGCGCCGCAGGCGAGCGCTCCACCGCAAACTTGAACAGGTTAGTGGGGGTGCGGACGAACGGCAGAACGACCTTTAGAATCGGTGCAGTTTGGGTGGCTCGCGTCACTAGTGATCCAAGCTCGCCGAGCGGGCGCTGAAAGGTCGCATAGCGCGCATAGTCCAACGCCTTCGACCACATCTCATCGGTCGGGTTCGCCACCAGTGCGGCGGCGCGCGCCTTGGCAGCTTCGCCCCGCAACCCTTCGCGCCGTGCAATGCGAACAGCCTGCCCCGCCATTTCCGAGCGGCGGGCAATCGCCTTGAACATCTCGTCCTCAATCGTGAGGGCCGAGGTCGGCAGGCGCAATACCTTACCCTTAACCCCGCTCACCGCGCGTTGGCTGTGCGCCTCGACCTTGGTAGCGAGATCGGCAGGCTCAATGTCGGCGACGGCATTACCCCAGCGCTTCGCGGTATTCCATGCGCCGGGGGCGTCCCCCTCCTTGGCGGCGAAGCGCGCCGCCAGCTCTTGCACACCCTCTCGGGCACCGGTCATCAACCCGGCTGCGCGGGCGCCGACTTCGCTAAAGGCGAGACGTTCCGCCGCCCGCTTATTGAAAGCATGGCGAGCGGCGCCGAAGGCCGCAGCGGTCGCATGCTCGGGGATTTGAGCCAGCGTCGTCATTGTGTTCGACATGACGTTAACAGCATGGGTCGCCGGGCCGCTAAGGATAAAATTGTACCAAACCTCGACCAGCTTATCTTTCAGCTTGGGCTTGTTGGCAGCCTCCACAAACTTGTTCAGGCTGGCGGGATCGCGCTCTAGCGTAATGATCATATCAGCGGCCTGGCGAACACGCTTGGTGCCGCCGCCCGCGCCAGCCAAACCCGCGAGAATGCGGCTCGGTGCGTCCTTGCTGCTCGCCGCCATCCGGAACTGTTGCAGCACGCGCCCAGCTTCCGCAGTCGCGCCGGCCACCTGCTCCTGAATCGCTACGTGACGGATCATCGCCTTGTGAA
This window contains:
- a CDS encoding Rap1a/Tai family immunity protein, yielding MRSLFGYGALAILAAGAMHIPAPASAAGFKSGNDLWEDCRVSERDAEYFTRIGRCTAYIAGAADSLLMVSAFNKGSFCLPANVTLGQLTDVVAGYLRDNPAKRHMSASLLVGEAVLASFKCT